The DNA window GTTCCTGAGTTACCTATGCTTGTTGACTGAGTCTTGAGTTACATATGCTTGTTGACTAAGCCCTGAATTACCTGTGATTGTTAACTGAGTCTTGAGTTACTGTTACCTATGCTTGTTGACTAAGCCCTGAGTTACCTGTGCTAAACGATTGAGCCCTGAGTTACCTATGCTTGTTGACTGAGTCCTGAGTTACCTGTGTCTGTTGACTAAGCCCTGCATTACCTGTGCTTAATGATTGAGCCCTGAGTTACCTGTGCCTGTTGACTGAGCTAAGAGTTACCTATGCTTGTTGATGAATTACTGAGTTACCTATGCTTGTTGACTAAGTCCTGAGTTACCTGTGCCTGTTGACTGAGTCCTGAGTTACCTGTGATTGTTGACTGAGCCTTGTGTTAGCTGTGCCTGTTGAATAAGCTCTGAGTTACCTGTATCTGCTGACTAATCCCTGAGTTACCTGTGCCTTCCGACTGAGCCCTGATTTACCTGTGCTGGTTGAATAAGCTATGAGTTACCTGTGCCTGCTGACTAAGTCCTGAGTTACCCGTGCCATCCGACTGAGCCCTGAGTTACCTGTGCTTGTTGAATAAGCTCTGAGTTACCTGTGTCTGCTGACTAAGTCCCGAGTTACCCGTGCCTTCTGACTGAGCCATAAGTTACCTGAGCATAATGAATAAGCCTTTAGATTTCTGTGCCGTCTGACTGAACCCTAGCTTACCTGTGCTTGTTGATTGAACCCTGGCTTACCTGTGCCTGCTGACTGAGCCCAATGTCTGTGAGGGCATACTGCCACTGGGGAAGCCCCATGTGCATCAGCAGCAGTCTGTAGTATGCGACGAAAGAGTCGGACAGGAAGTGCCATCGTAACGCCCGGTCCAGGAACCAGATCTCAACTCGAGGCTCATTTCCTCCTGTTAAACATTTCCTAGCATCTTAGTATATGATTTTTGtaaagtttgattttatttaaaactgtttaaaacagaaatttacAAACTGAGAAACATTCTCATGTCTGGGTTTTGTAATTAACATATACAGGTAATTTTCCCAGAAAAATGCAGGAATGAAgtacaattttcaaattttttaataaaatttatgattCAATCAGTTAAAAGCATAATCAATAAATAGACATACAATAATATAATTGTTTCTCATAACTATGGAGTTAATTATcatctctcttttttttaaacattaggAATGTTTTTGCTTTATGTTTAAGTATAGCACTGTTCTCAAAGTCAAATCATCATGAATATATAAACTAACAGAAGTGATCTCACATTTATCCAATCAATGAAGGGAATGATTTAACCTGTCATTAAGCTGTTTGTCTGGGATTCAATATGACagatattttacataaaacacATCACAAATTAAACACCCCAGTCCTACATCTAGGGGCAATCTGCTACGTTGCAAACACTAAAGGGGGAAATCGAAAAGGGGACATCTAATAAAACCACACACCAACAGACAGATGGATAGCTACACACTGGGAACCTACTGGACAAGTCTAGCTCATAAAACAAAATTGGACTGTTTGAATCCATCTTTGTTGACTGAAATTTTTTGCTTAATTATTATACCAAGAAAATTATTAGAGAATGAGTATCAGATTTATAAACTTACATGTACTAAGACTTCTAAGAGCCCTACTAGTACAAATCTATAGGATGTAAAATTGATCCCAAATATTTATCACTTATTTGAATATACAGTTACAGAAACATTCATTGATATACAGGATATTGATAACAAATACTCGTCTGTATATATAATCATGATCTGTATTTCAAAATACAGATCTTACTTAGACAACTCCTTATTCCCCCACTATCCCATACCATCCTTATTCATTAGACATACCAGTATATTCTGTAGATATTATAAGGATGGATATTGGGATTTTTTACatacaattattaattttaGGATTGTTATCcttgaattaataattatacAGAATACATGTTATTATCccaatatcatttctttttagattaaattttgcaaaatgaGTATAAAAATACCTATAACAATACCTATCCTGATTACTTTTACAGGATAATTATAACAATATCCTACCtaaatatagatacatgtaacagGATAACTGTACCAATATCCATCCTTATTAAATATTCAGGATAAACATACAAATTTCATCCTAATTAGATTTACAGGATAATTATCCCAATATCCATCCTTATAAGATTTACACTACAATATAAGTATCCCAATACAATGCCCACTCTTACTAGATTTACAGGACAATAATTCATCCTTTTTAGGTTTTTAGGTAGCGGCAGATCtatagctctctggttgaaaaaattcggataaaCAAACCATTATTAGGATACTTATACCAAAAAAATACCCATCATTTCTGGATTTGCAGGATAAATATACCAATTTCCATCCTTATTAGATTTACAAGATAATTATCCTAATAATCATCCTTATAAGATTTGCAGTGAAAGTAACCTAATACCAATCCAATTAGATTTACAGTATGGGTATCCCAATACCCATCCAGACTAGATTTAAATGGGGTGCcatgttaatatttttgaggtattttctAATATCAAAGAATGgttttctgatatcaagaattcggttttttgatatcaaaaattaacTTTAGTTCTTGATATCAACAAATCTATTTTGGAATAttagaaatcattttttgaaatcaagaatttgaatttgtgatatcaaaaaatgattttctgatatcacaaaatagatttttttataacaagaattttttttttttaatatcaagaattttttttttcacatcaattattcgaattattgatatcagatatttattttttgatataaaaaaatacatgtacctcaaaaatattaaaatggcGCCTCCTAGATTTACAGGATAACAATTCCTTATTAGATGTACAggaaaattatatcaatatccATCCTTGTTAGATTTACAGGATAAGTATCCAAATAGTTGTCCGTAAAAGATTACAGGATAATTATTCTAATATCTATCCATATCAGATTTACAGGATAATTATCGCAATATCCATCAATCTTTATCAAATGTAAAGGAAAATGATACAAATACATACAAAAACAATCCAGATAATTGACCAAGAATATCTTGAATTTACAAATAAGTTATTCATACTTATAATCTAAAATACCACAAAACCCCCACAATAAAACGGATATAAAGTAAATAACTCAATGATTACACATCCTCTACATCAGGGTGCAGTACATTTACATACAGTAACCAGTGTAGTGGGTGTGAGGATACAGCGATATAGAGTGTCATATATACACAGTGGGATCTAAAGATTGAGTCCAGGTAAACTTCCAGGCTTTATGAGAAATATCCTCATCAAAATGAGAGATAAAAATCCCTGTGGCCACACCAATTTTATTTCTTGCTCGTCAAACCTGAGTGttcatatttaaacaaaactatacaaataatattattttaaattttccacTACCTGAAAATTCAGTTATTTTTCCCACTTCATTCTtctaattcataatttttttaatctgaaaactttaaaaatatataatcgtaTTTAACTCATTTCACCactcaaattcaattttgtatcGCTAGAAAATTTTGCCagccaaaaaaataatattgcatgtattaatattaaatCACTCACCCACTCATACCTTTTTTCATCAGATAGCTGACATGCAAGAAATTGAATTGGTGTGGCCCGTTTTAAAATCTCTATCAACTTAATTTTTTGAAGCATTGAAAGCAGCATAGAGCATGGAAGTTTATTTGAATCCAGATTGTACCAGGAAAGTTGGCCATTTCTGCATGATATGCTGTCACCAGTCACACAAAGACGTAGAACTGTTGTATGGGACTGAAATGCACCACATCCCACAAAACACCGCGATCCACACAACACCACCCACCACATAACAGAGACTGTGTGACCAGGACGTTACCATGCCCAAAAAGCCAGGGGAAGTAACTACCATAAGTAGGAGGAGAAAGTCATACCAAATCGTACAAGTTCAGATGTGTATTTGCcatcaaatatttcattggCATCAAAATAGGACATTCCTGATAAATTACAATGCAAGGCCAGTGTTAGAATGTGAGGTACATGAGTGAACAAATAGTAGCAATGTTATTAAAAGACAATTCAGATTGTTTTTGATTTGACAAagggttttttttgcatattaaacAGACATGCATCCCTCAAAAATTGACAAACTGGAGCATGCAGGCACAAAATATCACATGAATAATACAACGATTAATTTTTTGGTGAGTTTCAAGTTAACTGAAATTCTTTCATGAGTAAATTGTTAtacagaaataaacaaatattattaatataatctGACATTCAATAGGAATATACTGTACATTTACAATTCCATCTTAGGCCAGTGTGAAAAGGGAGATAAATCAGACTATCCCGCATAATTTTTGGAAGTGAAGAGTTACCTGTCCTGCTTTCTTTATACACGAGGCACACTCGCCCGTACCCGTCACACGGATCTAACTCAAACACCTTACACCTGTTGTCAAAGGTCGGCTTCTCCTGCCCTACACAAAAACAATAAGACACAGTTAACATCCTGATCATAGGCCAGGCTTAGAATAGTTTGACTTTAATTCAAACTTACAAATTTATAAGAATATTAGATCTTAATATTTACAAAACTGGCTAAGGATGAGAAATTATTACTTTTTCAGGCAATGCAtgcactagtacatgtattccaTGTTCAATCCCCATTTGTAATCTGACACACCCTATATTtgaaacatgtatttcaaattgtGATGAAGCAGAAGGGATCATCCTCAAATGATCTGCTTTGCTCTTTGCCATTCATTTTGCATTGTGCATGCATATGGTTTAATTGTTACTTCAAAGTTTCTGTTCTAGTCcataatatcatattacattCATGTACATCTGTTCATTACCTGACAGTATTGTCTTTCCCATTATAAGATATTTTAGACTATGGTATATCTCACATAAGATATATTCTATTTAATCTGCATTAACCTTTTTGTCTGATCTATCTCACTACTAATTTTTGTCTCAAATAATCTGTCTCCATATATATCACAGAATCCATTTTATAACATCTTTCTTCATAGCTGCAGAAATGTAGCTCCATGGGAAATTTGGGTTGACAAAGCATGGAGCTACAGTTCCATTCATACaaaaaaactgtatatttattgTGCACAAAAAGTTGTGCTTGGTTTTGGACTTATTAAACTTATTTAggaatatattttgtgaaattccTGGCACATTTTACTTTAGATGTCATAACTCTGAATATCTTTAAACACCCTCACCAGCCCCTTAAAGTAAAATGGTGTGGGCTTTTTATGGATGAAAATGGTGGCTTTTGGTCCCGACTTCAATCTTTCAGAGGCCTGTTAGGGGGTTTAGGAAAATGTTTGATGAAAGTAAAGTGGTGAATCAGTagtaaaatatcaaaggaattttttagtatgaaaatatttacagaatactgtagtagttggggctatatggaTTGAGGATATCAGCCTGGGTAGCTCTGTGGTAGAGCTCTTGACTAGAGTTGCAGGGGTCCCGGGTTCTATTCCCAGTCCACCAATatgttttcaatgtatttagaaccattttaacaaaagcttggactttgggtccAAACATCACTAtgacataggcctgtctatttcattgctggccactcagccatggctctttgaaatcaacaagataagactacgcaatcggtgtatatttcacttgaaaccagcatcattttaacttgttttgacgcaagaaataaatagttacatcctactgaaagtccaaggcctttttaaaatggttctatatattTCACAGTCAGTTGCTGCTTAAAACTTTCTTAACTATCTCACTGATAATCTTTCTCTTAGACTTTCTCACATTTGCTGTCATAGAAAATCTCACTGACACACACAAACCTGACACTGGGTCCTCGGTGTCTGAGTCTCCATCAAGGTCGGCCAGGGTCGGGTTTACATGACTAGGGGCAATGCTTCCACCGATGCGGGTCAGCTGACTTAGTTTGTTGATGTGGAGTTTACCCAGAGGAATTGGGCCGTCTTAAGTGCAAGGATAAATATCAATGATAATCTTTGAATGCATTCCAACTTTCATTATTTTCCTATCCCAAAATctcataatatataattttggtGTCATGTTACAGTATCCTTTAGTTTTTAAGTGTATCTTAAAGTGGTGTGTTGTCAcatatttggagaaaaattattgtttaacaagttataatagatttgatttaaaatctaatataaattaaaatagcaattttctgaatgtttgtttgcagatattaaaatatgaacTTGTAATTGAATATTGTAACAAGTAACATATAactctgatacatgtactttcaagtGAGCTTATTTTTTGTTCAGCCTATAATTGTACCGTAGGTGGATCCCTGCTAATCACTTACTGTCCATTTTCACACACCATGTCAACTTGTACCCATCAGTCGTCAggtaaaaattctttaaatcttCTGGTAGGAAACATGTGTTCCTCTGAAACAAAGACTTATAGTATATaaaactagctgcaggtctgtagcttccagtctgaaaaattcggatggacaacctgggagctacagtgtcacccattgaaaaaattgtgtatttattgtGCACAAAAACGTgcactagttttggactgattaaccttatatATATGCAAATTCTGTGCAAACTGTTTGTACCATTAAATTATTTATGCTATTTACTAATGATATTATCTCTCTACTTGCCTTAGATCGTCTTTAAATCACCATTACGGCCCAATACAGTGAAGTGATgcaatttgtttacatgttaaagTGGCAACTCTTGAACTCAATGTAAAATTAACATACATGATTTTCTGAGGTTGGTAGCATGTTCCCGAGAGActcagaggcaagtaaagagacaatatcagttgtaaattgcatgaagaatttaatggttcTAATTGTTTTTGAGCGCAATAAATACAAAAGTTTTTT is part of the Crassostrea angulata isolate pt1a10 chromosome 3, ASM2561291v2, whole genome shotgun sequence genome and encodes:
- the LOC128178843 gene encoding tubulin polyglutamylase complex subunit 2-like isoform X2, which gives rise to MEDLDKTKSLLDQLNVGIITYLGKKNGVCKVDLDQRTPADRHAVLMWEQRNTCFLPEDLKNFYLTTDGYKLTWCVKMDNGPIPLGKLHINKLSQLTRIGGSIAPSHVNPTLADLDGDSDTEDPVSGQEKPTFDNRCKVFELDPCDGYGRVCLVYKESRTGGNEPRVEIWFLDRALRWHFLSDSFVAYYRLLLMHMGLPQWQYALTDIGLSQQAQQWFNMYAPTRLELDRESMCDPHTLPSIPKSGSVLDIGKVFKGKTDKKKPASSSQPNAANAKKKTVITSAKSQQVSGLRTSASTSQLPNKITK
- the LOC128178843 gene encoding tubulin polyglutamylase complex subunit 2-like isoform X1, whose translation is MEDLDKTKSLLDQLNVGIITYLGKKNGVCKVDLDQRTPADRHAVLMWEQRNTCFLPEDLKNFYLTTDGYKLTWCVKMDNGPIPLGKLHINKLSQLTRIGGSIAPSHVNPTLADLDGDSDTEDPVSGQEKPTFDNRCKVFELDPCDGYGRVCLVYKESRTGMSYFDANEIFDGKYTSELVRFGGNEPRVEIWFLDRALRWHFLSDSFVAYYRLLLMHMGLPQWQYALTDIGLSQQAQQWFNMYAPTRLELDRESMCDPHTLPSIPKSGSVLDIGKVFKGKTDKKKPASSSQPNAANAKKKTVITSAKSQQVSGLRTSASTSQLPNKITK